One Carassius auratus strain Wakin chromosome 4, ASM336829v1, whole genome shotgun sequence DNA segment encodes these proteins:
- the LOC113066217 gene encoding zinc finger protein 271-like, producing the protein MVFIKEEIEENTSEIKKEEPETWKIKEEEPETWKIKEEEKETCRIKHEERGEFIEESEENKKWSEVEEKNHVKTGEKPLSCSQTKQEDLKKRAFTCTLCGKSFTYKYHLDFHLRVHTGEKPFTCNQCGNSFAHLRTLKRHMRIHTGEKPYKCSHCDKTFRHLSHLKTHKRIHTGEKPYKCSHCDKRFNNSSSLKMHERIHTGEKPYTCDQCEKCFTRLLQLKDHLNIHAGEKPYSCVQCDKTFMRASNLKKHLTVHTKEKPYSRFSNLKGHQKIHTGEREYMCSECGNTFTSADSLKQHERIHTEKKPFECSHCDKRFRNSSYLKTHERIHTGEKPFECSHCDKRFNQSVHLITHERIHTGEKPYECSHCDKRFRNSTYLKTHERIHTGEKPYTCSQCEKCFTRSAHLKDHMNIHTGEKPYKCSHCDKIFRNSSYLKTHERIHTGEKPYTCSQCDKCFTHSSQLRDHLNIHAGKKPYSCVQCDKTFLRASDLKKHLTVHTKEKNSSFFG; encoded by the coding sequence agTTTATTGAAGAAAGTGAGGAGAACAAAAAATGGagtgaagttgaggagaaaaatcatgtcaaaactggagaaaaacctttgagttgctctcaaaccaaacaggAAGATCTAAAGAAAAGAGCTTTCACCTGCActctgtgtggaaagagtttcacatacAAATATCATCTTGATTTTCAcctgagagttcatactggagagaaaccgttcacTTGTAATCAATGTGGAAATAGTTTTGCACACTTAAGAACCCTTAAGAGACACAtgagaatccacactggagaaaaaccttataagtgttcacactgtgacaagacatTCAGACACTTATCGCATCTAAAAACACAtaagaggatccacactggagagaaaccttataagtgttcacactgtgacaagagattcaataattcatcaagtctgaaaatgcatgagaggatccacactggagagaaaccgtacacttGTGATCAGTGTGAGAAGTGTTTCACACGCTTATTACAACTGAAGGATCACTTGAACATCCACGCTGGAGAGAAACCCTACTCATGTGTTCAATGTGATAAAACATTTATGAGGGCTTCAAACCTGAAGAAACACCTGACagttcatacaaaggagaagCCGTATTCACGCTTTTCAAATTTGAAAGgacatcagaaaatacatactggtgagagagagtacatgtgctctgagtgtggaaacactttcacTTCAGCGGACAGTTTAAAAcagcatgagaggatccacactgaaaaaaaaccatttgagtgttcacactgtgacaagagattcagaaACTCATCTTATCTGAAAAcgcatgagaggatccacactggagaaaaaccatttgagtgttcacactgtgacaagagattcaatcagtCAGTACATCTgataacacatgagaggatccacactggagaaaaaccttatgagtgttcacactgtgacaagagattcagaaACTCAACGTATctaaaaacacatgagaggatccacactggagagaaaccatacacatgTAGTCAGTGTGAGAAGTGTTTCACACGCTCAGCACACCTTAAggatcacatgaacatccacactggagagaaaccttataagtgttcacactgtgacaagataTTCAGAAACTCATcatatctgaaaacacatgagaggatccacactggagagaaaccgtacacttGTAGTCAGTGTGACAAGTGTTTCACACACTCATCACAACTTAGGGATCATCTGAACATCCACGCTGGAAAGAAACCCTACTCATGTGTTCAAtgtgataaaacatttttgagggcttcagacctgaagaaacacctgacagttcatacaaaggagaagAATTCAAGTTTTTTTGGGTGA